In Schistocerca cancellata isolate TAMUIC-IGC-003103 chromosome 7, iqSchCanc2.1, whole genome shotgun sequence, a genomic segment contains:
- the LOC126091952 gene encoding protein YIPF5 has protein sequence MNSYDEQFQNQYGYNVGDVNFEVQDQLQFQTFPESYDSGERNDAAAKDMYFDPTASQNFYNQDSYTGQRFQKSWNNAEDEEEPPLLEELGIDPTRIMEKTVAALNPFHRYGPTDDAAFLLQDPDLAGPLAFCIIMAVSLLVTGGKAHFGYIYGIAVSSCILMYCLLNLMAAKTNIPFPFVASVLGYCLLPVLTIPFIGLFGNTVGILIATLAVIYSSLSASRLFVTILGDQDQRALIAYPCALVYGAFALIIIF, from the coding sequence ATGAATTCATATGATGAACAGTTTCAGAACCAATACGGTTACAATGTGGGTGACGTAAATTTCGAAGTGCAAGATCAGCTCCAGTTCCAAACATTCCCAGAGAGTTATGACAGCGGTGAACGCAACGATGCAGCCGCGAAAGATATGTACTTCGACCCCACTGCATCTCAAAATTTTTATAATCAAGACTCGTATACTGGGCAGAGATTTCAGAAATCGTGGAACAACGCCGAAGATGAAGAAGAACCGCCTTTGCTGGAAGAACTTGGTATTGACCCTACTCGTATAATGGAAAAAACAGTGGCTGCATTGAACCCATTTCATCGTTATGGACCTACGGATGATGCTGCCTTTTTGCTACAGGATCCTGACCTGGCTGGGCCACTAGCATTTTGTATTATAATGGCAGTTTCACTTCTCGTCACTGGCGGAAAAgcgcattttggatacatttatgGCATAGCAGTGTCGAGTTGCATCTTGATGTACTGCTTATTGAACCTAATGGCAGCCAAAACAAATATACCATTTCCATTTGTAGCTTCAGTACTGGGATATTGCTTACTTCCAGTACTAACGATACCATTCATTGGTTTATTTGGAAACACTGTTGGTATTTTAATAGCTACATTGGCAGTTATATACAGTAGTCTATCAGCATCACGTTTGTTCGTTACTATACTTGGAGACCAGGATCAGAGAGCCTTAATTGCTTATCCCTGTGCACTCGTTTATGGTGCTTTTGCACTTATAATAATTTTTTAG